Within the Solwaraspora sp. WMMA2056 genome, the region ACCGGCAGCAGCTCGTCGAGACGGTCCTGTCCGGTTCCGGGCAGGTCGGCAACGACCTGTTCGGCAAGGGCTACCAGTACTACGCCGACGACATCCCGCAACGCGAACCCGACCTCGACCGGGCCCGGGCGCTCATCGACCGGGCCGGCGCAGGCGGCCTGCGGATCCCGCTGGACACCGCGCCGGTGGCCGCCGGGTTCGTCGAGGCGGCCAGCGTCTTCGCCGACCAGGCCCGCGCGGTCGGGCTGAACGTCGAACCGGTGCAGCGAAACAAGGACACGTACTGGCGGGAGGTGCTCGACAACGGAGTGATGGCCTGCTTCCGCTCCGGTGCCATGCCGATCGAGACCCACATCTCGCAGCGGCTGCTGAGCACCTCCACGACGAATGCCACCAAGTGGACGCGGCCCGAGTTCGACGAGCTCTACGCCACCGCCGTCTCCTCGGCCGACGAGGCGGGCCGGCGGCAGGCGTACGGCGACATGCAGCGGATGCTGCACGCCGAGGGCGGGCTGCTGGTGTGGGGCTTCGCCGACTTCCTCGTCGCCACCACGCCCCGGGTCGGCGGCGTGTCCGCCGAGGCACCCGCCAACACCCTCGACTGGGCCCGCTTCGACAAGGTGTGGCTGGCTTGAGCCTGGCCCGCTACACCGTACGGCGGCTACTGCTCGGCGTCGGGCAGGTCGCCGGCATCACCACCATCGTGTTCGTGCTCACCGAGGCGCTGCCCGGTGACGCGGCGGTGGTGATCGCCGGTGACCAGCCCGACCCGGAGCGGATCGCACTGATCCGCGAACAGCTCGACCTCGACCAGCCGCCCTGGCAGCGGTACCTCGACTGGCTCGCCGGGCTGCTGCACGGAGACTTCGGCGTATCGCTGATCTCCCAACGGCCGGTCCTGGACATGATCGTCGGCAGTGCCGCCGCGACCGTACTGCTGGCCGCCGCGACGCTGCTCGTCCTCGTCCCGCTCGCGATCGGCCTCGGCATGCTCGCCGCCCGACACGAAGGCGGCCGGCTCGACCGCGCCATCAGCGCCGTCGCCGTCGGTCTCTACGCCGTGCCGGAGTTCGCCCTGGCCATCCTGCTGGTCGCGGTCTTCGGCGTACAGCTGGGCTGGTTTCCGCCGACCGCCGTCGGCACCGGCCCCAACCTGCTCACCCAGCCGGCCGTGCTGGTCCTGCCGCTGCTGGTGCTGCTGGCCCGACCGATCTGCTCACTCAGCCGGCTGACCCGCGCCGGCATGGTCGACGCGCTGCGGTCCGAGTACGTCGCCCACGCCCGCCGGCTCGGCCTCGGCACCGGTCGGCGGTGGCTGGCCCACGCGCTGCCCACCGCCGCCGCCCCGGTCGTGCAGCAGCTCGCGCGTACCACCGACTGGCTGCTCGGCGGCGTCATCGTCGTCGAGGCCGTCTTCGTCATCCCCGGCCTGGGCACCGCCCTGGTCGACGCGGTCGCCGCCCGCGACATCCCCACGGTCCAAGGGCTGTGCGTGATCGTGGCGGTCACCACCGTGGTCGTGAACCTGGTCGCCGACCTCGTCGCGTTCCGGCTCGCCCCGCGCACGGCCGGTGCCCGATGACCGGCCGGGTTCCGCGCGTGCTCACCGGGGTCGTCCTGCTCGCCGTACCGCTGCTGCTGGCCCTCGCCGGTCCGACCCTGGTCGATCTGGCCCTGGTCGGCGACGGCGCGGCCCGGACCCGCCCGTTCGACGACAGCGGAATGCTCGGCACCGACTTCGTCGGCCGGGACGTCACCGAGCAGATCCTGCTCGGCGGCCGGTCCGTCGTCGCGGTCGCCGCAGCCGCGACCGCCCTGGCCTACCTGGTCGGCGTACCCGTCGGTCTGTTCGCCGCCCTCACCCGCCGCCGCTGGCTCGACGAGGCGCTCATGCGCCCGCTTGACCTGCTGCTCGCCGTCCCGTCCCTGCTGTTGCTCATCCTGCTCGCCGCGACCGCACCCCGGGGACCGGTGACGCTGGTGGCCATCGTCGCCGTCATCGCCCTGCCGGAGATCGCCCGGATCACCCGCGCCGCGGCCCTGCCGCTGGCCCACGGCACCGTGATCGAAGCGATGCGCCTCTATCAGGAGACATGGTGGCGACGGGCGGTCGGCTACGTCGCCCGGGGCATCCGCCGGGTCCTGCTCGCCGACGCCGGGGTCCGGTTCATCGGTGCCGTCTACCTGGTCGCCACCGCCAGTTTCCTGGGCATCGGCGTCGCTGCGGACGCCGCCGACTGGGCGGTCATGGTCGACCGCAACCGTACCGGGATCTTCCTGCAGCCATGGGCGGTCGTCGTGCCCGCCGCACTGCTCGTCGCGC harbors:
- a CDS encoding ABC transporter permease produces the protein MSLARYTVRRLLLGVGQVAGITTIVFVLTEALPGDAAVVIAGDQPDPERIALIREQLDLDQPPWQRYLDWLAGLLHGDFGVSLISQRPVLDMIVGSAAATVLLAAATLLVLVPLAIGLGMLAARHEGGRLDRAISAVAVGLYAVPEFALAILLVAVFGVQLGWFPPTAVGTGPNLLTQPAVLVLPLLVLLARPICSLSRLTRAGMVDALRSEYVAHARRLGLGTGRRWLAHALPTAAAPVVQQLARTTDWLLGGVIVVEAVFVIPGLGTALVDAVAARDIPTVQGLCVIVAVTTVVVNLVADLVAFRLAPRTAGAR